In 'Nostoc azollae' 0708, the following are encoded in one genomic region:
- a CDS encoding glycerol-3-phosphate acyltransferase: protein MFHLWGLLVILITCPLLGAMPLIAWISYALKGKRLAQIGTRNISVSAAFYHGGKLVGILAVLSEGFKGIAAVLISRLFFPTGSFWELIALIALVIGRYALGRGAGTTNVVWGFLMHDPLIAGFVTLVAAIGLMFVRSRETIKFGVLILLPLLVAVLYSNDLPRIVAVFTLAGLIGWIYKEIPDDMDLPVQEAEGETQQVMAYLNSGEQGIITLDEELEPEIFGAKASTLSQIKRWGYPVPKGWILAPFDNPVVLIDFLQPSTLSPLVVRSSAIGEDSEQASGAGQYATILNVTSKQELEEAITQVQASYNNPAAVQYRRDRHAKDEAMAVLIQPQVQSVFSGVAFSRDPIAQQGDAVVIEAVSGSASQVVSGKVTPEQYRVFVVGEDKLSTLKFEGEGKIPQPLIKQVAYLARILEKRYYGIPQDVEWSYDGQNLWVLQARPITTLLPIWTRKIAAEVIPGVIHPLTWSINLPLTCGMWGEIFTLVLGDRTRESDFSKMATLHYSRAYFNASFLGEIFLEMGLPPESLEFLTRDTKMSKPPLASTWENLPGLTKLLQREICLENQFKQDYRHRFIPGLTRLANELIEELSPNQLLTRVDLVLDLLNQATYYSILSPLSAAIRQAATGVKDEQIDHSITPEVSSLRSLSLLAADAKEILPDIDPARVFEQLAETPEGEKILYEFQEIVEDYGYLSEVGTDISVSRWKEQPHIVRQLFIQLVQGNEPPNQDGSKKRHQGFVQKRVDLKGRVTEIYSRLLAELRWTFLALEKIWLQSSVLQQPGDIFFLKLGEVRRLAAEADPALRNQVSEKVANRRSQFNQDSQITQIPPLVYGYNPPHPIDSPIDSADNILLGIPASQGQATGLVKVLRNLQEVGEIDKGTILVVPYTDSGWALILVRAGGIIAEAGGKLSHGAIVAREYGIPAVMDVRGATYLLQDGQQVKIDGSKGIVELQEFFT from the coding sequence ATGTTTCATCTCTGGGGTTTATTAGTTATTTTAATTACTTGCCCACTCTTAGGGGCAATGCCGCTAATCGCTTGGATTAGCTACGCTCTCAAGGGTAAGCGATTAGCACAAATAGGTACACGTAATATTAGTGTGTCTGCTGCTTTTTATCACGGCGGCAAATTGGTGGGTATTTTGGCAGTGCTGTCTGAAGGTTTCAAAGGCATTGCGGCGGTACTAATTTCTCGTCTTTTCTTTCCCACAGGTTCATTTTGGGAATTGATTGCGCTGATTGCCTTAGTTATAGGTAGATATGCTTTAGGGAGAGGCGCAGGGACAACAAATGTCGTTTGGGGATTTTTGATGCATGATCCCCTCATTGCCGGCTTTGTCACTTTAGTAGCAGCTATTGGTTTGATGTTTGTGCGGTCTAGAGAGACGATCAAATTTGGGGTATTGATTCTGCTTCCTCTGCTGGTAGCTGTCCTCTACTCCAATGATTTGCCCAGAATAGTGGCAGTATTTACCCTAGCAGGGTTAATTGGCTGGATTTACAAAGAAATCCCTGATGATATGGACTTGCCAGTACAAGAGGCTGAGGGGGAAACACAGCAGGTCATGGCATATTTAAATAGTGGTGAGCAGGGAATTATCACCCTGGATGAGGAATTAGAACCAGAAATATTTGGAGCCAAGGCCTCGACATTATCACAAATTAAACGCTGGGGTTATCCAGTTCCCAAAGGATGGATACTTGCACCTTTTGATAATCCTGTGGTTCTGATTGATTTTCTCCAACCATCCACACTTTCACCGTTGGTAGTCCGTTCTTCAGCTATTGGGGAAGACTCAGAACAAGCTTCTGGAGCTGGACAGTACGCAACTATTTTGAATGTAACGAGTAAACAGGAATTAGAAGAAGCGATCACACAAGTCCAAGCCTCCTATAATAATCCTGCTGCTGTTCAATATAGACGTGATCGCCATGCCAAAGATGAAGCTATGGCGGTACTCATTCAACCACAAGTCCAGAGTGTATTTTCTGGTGTGGCTTTCAGCCGTGATCCCATCGCCCAACAAGGTGATGCTGTAGTCATTGAAGCTGTTTCTGGTAGCGCCTCACAAGTGGTTTCAGGAAAAGTTACCCCAGAACAATATCGTGTTTTTGTCGTGGGTGAAGACAAGCTATCTACTCTTAAATTTGAGGGAGAAGGAAAAATTCCCCAACCATTAATTAAGCAAGTAGCATACCTAGCCCGGATACTGGAAAAACGTTATTACGGCATACCTCAAGATGTGGAGTGGAGTTATGATGGACAAAATCTTTGGGTATTACAAGCACGACCAATTACCACTTTACTGCCCATTTGGACAAGAAAAATTGCTGCTGAAGTGATTCCTGGAGTGATTCATCCCTTAACTTGGTCAATTAATTTGCCCTTAACTTGTGGGATGTGGGGAGAAATTTTTACCCTAGTATTAGGCGATCGCACCCGCGAGTCAGACTTTAGTAAAATGGCAACTCTGCATTACTCCAGAGCGTATTTTAATGCTTCTTTCTTAGGAGAGATTTTTCTGGAAATGGGTTTACCACCTGAAAGTCTGGAGTTTTTAACCAGAGATACAAAAATGAGTAAACCACCTCTAGCTTCCACCTGGGAGAATTTGCCAGGACTGACAAAGTTACTACAGCGAGAAATCTGTTTAGAAAATCAATTTAAACAAGATTACCGTCACCGATTTATTCCTGGGTTGACAAGGTTAGCAAATGAATTAATTGAGGAATTATCACCAAACCAGTTATTAACTAGAGTTGACTTAGTTCTAGATTTGCTCAACCAAGCTACTTATTACAGTATTTTATCGCCCTTGAGTGCAGCAATTCGTCAAGCAGCTACGGGGGTGAAAGATGAGCAAATTGATCATAGTATTACACCAGAAGTTTCATCATTGCGATCGCTCAGTCTTTTAGCCGCAGATGCCAAAGAAATCTTACCAGACATAGACCCAGCAAGAGTTTTCGAACAATTGGCAGAAACTCCAGAGGGCGAAAAAATCTTGTATGAATTTCAAGAAATTGTCGAAGATTACGGCTATTTAAGCGAGGTAGGAACAGATATTTCCGTTTCCAGATGGAAAGAACAGCCTCACATAGTCAGACAATTATTTATCCAGTTGGTGCAAGGAAACGAACCACCAAATCAGGATGGGTCAAAAAAGCGTCACCAAGGTTTTGTACAAAAGCGAGTGGATCTCAAAGGACGAGTCACAGAAATTTATTCTCGCTTGTTAGCTGAATTACGCTGGACTTTTTTAGCTTTAGAAAAGATTTGGTTACAGAGTAGTGTATTGCAACAGCCAGGGGATATCTTCTTTTTAAAATTAGGTGAAGTGCGGCGTTTAGCAGCAGAAGCAGATCCAGCTTTGAGAAATCAAGTTTCCGAAAAAGTAGCAAACAGGCGATCACAATTTAACCAAGACAGCCAGATTACTCAAATTCCCCCACTGGTATATGGTTATAATCCTCCCCACCCCATCGACTCACCAATTGATAGCGCTGATAATATCTTACTAGGCATTCCCGCCAGTCAAGGTCAAGCCACCGGACTAGTCAAAGTATTGAGAAATTTACAAGAAGTAGGTGAAATTGATAAAGGGACAATTCTTGTCGTACCTTATACAGATTCAGGCTGGGCTCTAATATTAGTCAGAGCCGGAGGCATAATTGCAGAGGCCGGTGGTAAACTGTCACATGGCGCAATAGTCGCCCGTGAATACGGCATTCCCGCAGTTATGGATGTCCGTGGTGCTACTTATCTACTCCAAGATGGTCAACAAGTCAAAATTGATGGCTCAAAGGGTATTGTAGAACTCCAGGAATTCTTCACCTAA